In Deinobacterium chartae, a single genomic region encodes these proteins:
- a CDS encoding response regulator transcription factor, with protein sequence MLPVVPPSHTVTPLVLVVEDEPEIADIVEQYLRHENFRVERAADGLQAVQLFRSAQPNLVILDVMLPGQNGLDVLRHIRSSGGLGRQVGVIMLTARAEEVDQLLGLELGADDYVVKPFRPRELIARVRAVLRRSQQSAEIGPLRVGPLEVLPEQVTARVAGNRLELTPTEFRLLECLARSPGRAFSRQELLEYALPGSNALERVVDSHLLHLRQKLARQGASHLLQTVRGVGYRLGGD encoded by the coding sequence ATGCTCCCGGTCGTGCCCCCGAGCCACACCGTCACGCCGCTGGTTCTCGTCGTCGAAGACGAGCCGGAGATCGCGGACATCGTCGAACAGTACCTGCGACACGAAAACTTCCGGGTCGAGCGGGCCGCAGACGGCCTGCAGGCCGTGCAGCTGTTCCGCAGCGCCCAGCCAAACCTGGTGATTCTCGACGTGATGCTGCCCGGCCAGAACGGTCTGGACGTCTTGCGCCACATCCGCTCCAGCGGGGGGCTCGGGCGGCAGGTCGGCGTGATCATGCTGACCGCCCGCGCTGAGGAGGTGGACCAACTGCTGGGCCTCGAGCTGGGCGCGGATGACTACGTGGTCAAGCCGTTCAGGCCGCGCGAGCTGATCGCTCGGGTGCGGGCGGTGCTGCGCCGCAGCCAGCAGAGCGCCGAGATCGGCCCGCTGCGGGTCGGCCCGCTCGAGGTGCTGCCCGAGCAGGTGACCGCCCGCGTTGCGGGCAACCGCCTCGAGCTGACCCCCACCGAGTTCCGCCTGCTCGAGTGCCTGGCGCGCTCGCCGGGACGTGCCTTCTCGCGGCAGGAACTGCTCGAGTACGCCCTGCCCGGCAGCAACGCCCTCGAGCGGGTGGTGGACTCGCACCTGTTGCACCTGCGGCAGAAGCTGGCCCGCCAGGGAGCCAGCCATCTGCTGCAGACCGTACGCGGCGTGGGGTACCGGCTGGGCGGGGACTGA
- a CDS encoding DUF1565 domain-containing protein, with protein sequence MVKWKRHVVGVPGVVLCVLTACGGGSDGTPQNPQELYVSLTGNDLSGNGSLEKPFKTLNRALQAARSGQTVRLDAGVYDAASGQAYGSGIRLPAGVNLDRVAGNVVLKGTSDQKALLLEGDATINHLTFEGFGLAIDTQGHRLTADGLRFFNSGGIAADRVGAVVTLSNFSFEGGVQGVSVMDGATATLQGGTVKNYNRGCLGGAYFYNDGSTLTLSDVQFSTSNGVAVDSFGRAGSPATTSLISTHFDRVGLSGCGRSETLSNDDGSTLNIVGSQFHGHSNVALDLIGGEINIRGSAFHNNGTAMYIGTRGGGSPMTSVRIENTLISGNTRYGIEFLTDLAVNVEARGVTWNPGVNGATAAGTYPAGTVIDKNTPGVTTSTAGNNFYIPASSAAKVTVQ encoded by the coding sequence ATGGTGAAGTGGAAGCGTCATGTTGTAGGCGTGCCGGGTGTGGTCCTTTGCGTGCTGACTGCCTGCGGCGGTGGGAGTGACGGTACCCCCCAGAATCCGCAGGAGCTGTACGTGAGCCTGACGGGCAACGACCTGTCCGGGAACGGCAGTCTCGAGAAGCCGTTCAAGACGCTGAACCGGGCATTGCAGGCAGCGCGCTCCGGGCAGACCGTGCGGCTCGACGCTGGCGTTTACGATGCGGCCAGCGGTCAGGCCTATGGCTCGGGTATCCGGCTCCCGGCAGGCGTGAACCTCGACCGGGTGGCGGGGAACGTGGTGCTCAAGGGGACCTCCGACCAGAAAGCGCTGCTGCTCGAGGGGGACGCCACCATCAATCACCTGACCTTTGAGGGCTTCGGGCTGGCTATCGATACCCAGGGTCACCGCCTGACCGCTGACGGCCTGAGGTTTTTTAATAGTGGCGGTATCGCTGCGGATCGTGTGGGGGCTGTGGTGACCCTGAGCAACTTCAGCTTCGAGGGAGGGGTCCAGGGCGTATCGGTTATGGATGGAGCCACAGCCACGCTGCAGGGGGGAACCGTCAAAAACTATAACCGAGGGTGTCTGGGCGGTGCTTACTTCTACAATGACGGCTCTACCCTGACGCTCAGCGACGTGCAGTTCTCGACCAGCAACGGTGTGGCGGTCGATTCGTTTGGGCGGGCCGGATCGCCTGCGACGACCTCGCTGATCTCGACGCACTTTGACCGGGTGGGCCTCTCGGGCTGCGGGCGTTCCGAGACCCTCAGCAACGACGACGGCAGCACCCTGAACATTGTCGGGTCACAGTTTCACGGTCACTCCAACGTGGCGCTTGACCTGATCGGCGGCGAGATCAACATCCGCGGCAGTGCGTTCCACAACAATGGCACCGCCATGTACATTGGCACGCGTGGCGGTGGATCGCCGATGACGAGCGTGCGTATCGAGAATACCCTTATCAGCGGGAACACCCGCTATGGCATTGAGTTCCTGACGGATCTGGCTGTCAATGTGGAGGCGCGTGGCGTCACCTGGAACCCTGGTGTGAATGGGGCCACCGCTGCCGGCACTTATCCGGCCGGTACCGTGATCGACAAGAATACGCCCGGTGTTACCACCTCCACCGCCGGGAACAACTTCTATATTCCGGCGTCCAGTGCCGCGAAGGTCACCGTGCAGTAA
- a CDS encoding amidohydrolase family protein — MSALRLLTADVVYTGMGLPLAPGAVVVSDTLIVATGRPEELRARYPEALESRAGEVIAPAPVNAHTHLDMSAFGFHSAPYPEWIPWVIAQGRSGLRGLEGARKGLAELRASGVALAGDIVAREDVLEYLLSESDLGGVVYWEVIDAHPATADATFWRTVEKMRAWRRLERPGGPRLGLTPHTAHTVSGRLMSKLVEFARLEGFPLQIHIAESPDELEMFRSGQGALARSITSVFGPLEDIWGRPPGPDLTPVSYLAQLGVLEARPTLIHAVNVTEQDARLIGAAGCPVVTCPRSNAHLSCGTFDWNLFARSGVEIALGTDSSASGESLNVLEEIAFARRLYGGRVPLRELVRAAVKGGHRVMGEKVPLLRRGENLTAACVWEGTTLRPLA; from the coding sequence ATGTCCGCTCTGCGCCTGCTCACCGCCGACGTCGTCTACACCGGAATGGGCCTTCCGCTGGCCCCCGGGGCGGTCGTTGTTTCCGACACGCTGATCGTGGCCACCGGCCGACCCGAAGAACTGCGCGCCCGGTACCCTGAGGCCCTCGAGTCGCGGGCCGGAGAGGTGATCGCTCCCGCTCCGGTCAACGCCCACACCCACCTTGACATGAGTGCCTTCGGCTTTCACTCGGCCCCGTACCCCGAGTGGATCCCCTGGGTGATCGCCCAGGGACGCAGCGGCCTGCGCGGCCTCGAGGGTGCCCGCAAGGGTCTGGCCGAACTGCGCGCCAGCGGGGTGGCGCTCGCGGGTGACATCGTGGCGCGCGAGGACGTTCTCGAGTACCTGCTAAGCGAATCCGACCTGGGCGGCGTGGTGTATTGGGAGGTGATCGACGCTCATCCCGCCACGGCCGACGCGACCTTCTGGCGCACCGTGGAGAAGATGCGGGCCTGGCGGCGCCTCGAGCGGCCCGGCGGGCCCCGGCTGGGGCTCACCCCGCACACCGCGCACACGGTCTCGGGGCGGCTGATGTCGAAACTGGTGGAGTTCGCGCGCCTCGAGGGCTTTCCCCTGCAGATCCACATCGCCGAGTCTCCGGACGAACTCGAGATGTTCCGCAGCGGGCAGGGCGCGCTGGCCCGCTCGATCACCTCGGTTTTTGGTCCGCTCGAAGACATCTGGGGCCGCCCGCCCGGCCCCGACCTGACCCCGGTGTCGTACCTGGCGCAACTCGGGGTCCTCGAGGCGCGGCCCACCCTGATTCACGCGGTGAACGTCACCGAGCAAGATGCGCGCCTGATCGGGGCAGCGGGCTGCCCGGTCGTGACCTGCCCGCGCTCGAACGCGCACCTGTCGTGCGGCACCTTCGACTGGAACCTGTTCGCGCGCAGCGGTGTGGAGATCGCGCTCGGCACGGATTCGAGCGCTTCGGGCGAGAGCCTCAACGTCCTCGAGGAGATCGCGTTTGCCCGCCGTTTGTACGGCGGGCGGGTGCCGCTGCGCGAACTGGTGCGCGCAGCGGTGAAAGGAGGTCACCGGGTGATGGGGGAGAAGGTGCCGTTGCTGCGGCGCGGCGAGAACCTGACTGCCGCGTGCGTGTGGGAAGGCACGACCCTGCGCCCCCTGGCCTGA
- a CDS encoding ATP-binding protein, with translation MRRGFFQRIGTWLVLSMMVVAVVGPIATFTINSLIIRYQFERLPPELRQRLEERRLSRERRGDPAPNNFASALERSTLFAALGSTALGLTLAFLLSRRLARPYELVGAAARRIAQGELGARVPEDLPYVGGEAATLVHDFNRMAQTLEASEAERRRLMADIAHDLRTPLSILQARLDGFMDGVLPLNMDEVKRLSQQTTLLTRLVEDVRVLSLADAGRLTVDLDQVNLGALVEDMVSSFEDRAAAKRIELNFLGEVDLPPVYADADRVAQIISNLLDNAIRYTPGGGRIDCRAEWVEDSPGVCLSVSDTGIGIAPEALPHIFDRFYREHSARSQASGGSGLGLAIVKALTELHGGRVRARNLEEGGARFEVWLPPGQAPS, from the coding sequence GTGCGGCGCGGGTTTTTTCAGCGCATCGGCACCTGGCTGGTGCTGAGCATGATGGTCGTGGCGGTCGTGGGGCCGATCGCGACGTTTACCATCAACTCGCTGATCATCCGCTACCAGTTCGAGCGCCTGCCGCCCGAACTGCGCCAGCGCCTCGAGGAGCGCCGCCTCAGCCGCGAGCGCAGAGGAGATCCGGCGCCGAACAATTTCGCCAGCGCGCTCGAGCGGTCCACGCTGTTCGCCGCGCTGGGCAGCACGGCGCTGGGACTTACGCTGGCTTTCTTGCTGTCGCGCCGGCTGGCCCGACCGTACGAGCTGGTCGGCGCGGCCGCGCGCCGCATCGCCCAGGGCGAACTGGGCGCGCGCGTGCCCGAGGACCTGCCCTACGTCGGGGGCGAAGCGGCCACGCTGGTCCACGACTTTAACCGCATGGCCCAGACCCTCGAGGCCAGCGAGGCGGAGCGCCGCCGCCTGATGGCCGACATCGCTCACGACCTGCGCACCCCGCTCTCGATTCTGCAAGCACGTCTGGACGGCTTTATGGACGGGGTGCTGCCGCTCAACATGGACGAGGTCAAGCGGCTCAGCCAGCAGACCACCCTGCTGACCCGGCTGGTCGAGGACGTGCGGGTGCTCTCCTTGGCCGACGCCGGACGCCTCACCGTGGACCTCGATCAGGTGAACCTGGGAGCCCTGGTCGAGGACATGGTCTCGAGCTTCGAGGACCGGGCCGCTGCCAAGCGCATCGAACTGAACTTTCTGGGCGAGGTGGACCTGCCGCCGGTGTACGCGGACGCCGACCGGGTGGCGCAGATCATCTCCAACCTGCTCGACAACGCCATCCGCTACACGCCTGGCGGTGGCCGGATCGACTGCCGCGCCGAGTGGGTTGAAGACTCTCCGGGCGTGTGTCTCAGCGTCAGCGATACCGGGATCGGCATTGCGCCCGAAGCGCTGCCACATATTTTCGACCGTTTTTACCGCGAGCACAGCGCACGTTCGCAGGCGTCGGGCGGCAGCGGCCTGGGTCTGGCCATCGTCAAGGCCCTCACCGAACTGCACGGTGGCCGCGTCCGGGCGCGCAACCTCGAGGAGGGCGGAGCGCGTTTCGAGGTGTGGTTGCCGCCCGGGCAGGCTCCGTCCTGA
- a CDS encoding efflux RND transporter permease subunit: protein MKPLRDLRERLFDHVNPLVGFSVTRYVLSIGIFIGVVIFGLIATTSLGVDLLPTTNTPVVSVNTSFPGASPEVVDRQVTRVIEGAVADIPGVVSIGANSRTGGSSVFITFTPDTNQDSAANKVASQVSAVTRQLPTGASAPSVRTFDPNSQPILEFGISGGSAPLEEVHEYAENVLVPAVQRVEGVANVEVNGGPERQYQVLLDPSRLQAYGLNPQQISSAISSASVDQPIGSITRGADTLSFSTRDVPRSLEDIGEIVVDGNRGVRVADLGTVKDASSTDSFTRINGTPVVLISIQQASGSNAVAVADGVRELMKHFSLPQGYAVSFSNDTTGPIRASIKSTTHEIWVTAGVVAVVVLLFLGRINTAFTVILAIPISLAAAPVLYQLLGFTFNQVSLLAMIVAIGIVVDDSIVVAENVERYQQMGVPRHQAVLRGASEVFGAVAAASLSLLAVLIPVSFIGGFAGRYLQQFALGLSAAVLFSWLEALLFLTVRMAYTPEAAPVTWRDLPRVLTTLPATLRWGFAALRQPWAVLLLVGAAAALWRFVTPLAALGALALPLALGVGRYLWDVALGLLEALTLTLHGITERGMTFVREGYARALGGMLRFSPLVLVGAAVFLAATLLFVVPKVPFNFVPQSDSGTFNVRIRPPNGTSLNGSNVLSDRAERFLLAQPEVETVQANVNSGGSGLNVKLVERSEREGIFQLIPRYQMALNALYADQPSTRVMIFAGGGFRGQGSGLSFNLISPSYELLTERANRAVEILEANPNVLSASSDISSTTLQNNFVPDASRLAGTGISSQTIAQTLQTYASGANAGNVEVQGFNYPIQVKMDPAQLQDMQTLLSLPVYSPSLQTSLAVGQLGSIVQSQSPTTIGRTNRLYGASLSVNLGENAPTPLEFQREIEQQFREAGILDNQVSLDSGGQFSQGALASQLSSLGVQAFGLALLLVYLVMGAQFNSFRYPVYLLLPVPFAVAGAMWFVWLRGSALDIFAVMGFLLLIGLSAKNAIIYLEFVVDRMKLMPFRDALIEASRLRFRPIVMTTLTVLVISFPLVLGTAEGSEFGRGLGITIMGGVLVSAIMTFFVVPAAFYLFERGRASQLLLPEAEENEKLVPA from the coding sequence GTGAAACCGCTGCGTGACCTCAGGGAGCGTCTGTTCGACCACGTTAACCCCCTCGTCGGCTTCTCGGTCACACGGTACGTTTTATCCATCGGCATCTTCATCGGCGTGGTCATCTTTGGCCTGATCGCCACCACCTCGCTGGGCGTGGACCTGCTGCCCACCACCAACACCCCGGTGGTGTCGGTCAACACCTCGTTCCCCGGCGCGAGCCCCGAGGTGGTGGACCGCCAGGTCACCCGCGTCATCGAGGGCGCGGTGGCCGACATTCCCGGCGTGGTCAGCATCGGGGCCAACAGCCGCACCGGTGGCAGCAGCGTCTTTATCACCTTCACGCCGGACACCAACCAAGACAGCGCGGCCAACAAGGTCGCCTCGCAGGTGTCGGCGGTAACCCGGCAGCTTCCCACGGGGGCCTCGGCGCCCTCGGTACGCACCTTCGACCCGAACTCGCAGCCGATCCTCGAGTTCGGCATCAGCGGCGGCTCGGCTCCGCTCGAGGAAGTGCACGAATACGCCGAGAACGTGCTGGTTCCCGCCGTGCAGCGCGTCGAGGGCGTGGCCAACGTCGAGGTGAACGGCGGTCCGGAGCGGCAGTACCAGGTGCTGCTCGACCCCAGCCGCCTGCAAGCCTACGGCCTGAACCCGCAGCAGATCAGCAGCGCGATCTCCTCGGCGTCGGTGGACCAGCCGATCGGCAGCATCACCCGTGGGGCGGACACCCTGTCCTTCTCCACCCGTGACGTGCCCCGCAGCCTCGAGGACATCGGGGAGATCGTGGTCGACGGCAACCGGGGCGTGCGGGTCGCGGACCTCGGCACGGTCAAGGACGCCTCCTCGACCGACTCGTTCACCCGCATCAACGGCACGCCGGTGGTGCTGATCTCGATCCAGCAGGCCTCGGGCAGCAACGCGGTGGCGGTGGCCGACGGCGTGCGCGAGCTCATGAAGCACTTCTCGCTGCCGCAGGGGTACGCGGTGTCGTTCAGCAACGACACCACCGGCCCGATCCGCGCGTCCATCAAGTCCACCACCCACGAGATCTGGGTCACGGCCGGTGTGGTCGCGGTGGTCGTCTTGCTGTTCCTGGGACGCATCAACACGGCCTTCACGGTGATCTTGGCCATCCCGATCTCGCTGGCCGCCGCCCCGGTGCTCTACCAACTGCTGGGCTTTACCTTCAACCAGGTGTCGCTGCTCGCCATGATCGTCGCCATCGGCATCGTGGTGGACGACTCGATCGTGGTAGCCGAGAACGTGGAGCGCTACCAGCAGATGGGCGTTCCGCGCCATCAGGCGGTGCTACGGGGAGCCAGCGAGGTGTTCGGCGCGGTCGCGGCCGCCTCGCTCTCGCTGCTGGCCGTCTTGATCCCGGTGTCGTTCATCGGCGGTTTTGCGGGCCGCTACCTGCAGCAGTTCGCGCTGGGCCTCTCGGCCGCCGTGCTGTTCTCGTGGCTCGAGGCCCTGCTGTTCCTGACCGTCCGCATGGCCTATACGCCCGAAGCTGCCCCGGTCACGTGGCGCGACCTGCCCCGGGTGCTAACAACGCTGCCCGCCACGCTACGCTGGGGCTTCGCCGCCCTGCGCCAGCCCTGGGCCGTCTTGCTGCTGGTGGGCGCCGCCGCCGCACTGTGGCGCTTCGTCACCCCGCTCGCGGCGCTGGGCGCGCTGGCACTCCCACTGGCGCTGGGCGTGGGCCGCTACCTGTGGGACGTGGCGCTGGGCCTGCTCGAGGCCCTCACCCTGACCCTGCACGGCATCACCGAGCGCGGCATGACCTTTGTGCGCGAAGGCTACGCCCGCGCGCTGGGAGGCATGCTGCGCTTCAGCCCGCTGGTGCTGGTGGGTGCGGCCGTGTTCCTGGCCGCCACGCTGCTGTTCGTGGTCCCCAAGGTGCCCTTTAACTTCGTGCCGCAGAGCGACAGCGGAACTTTCAACGTACGCATCCGCCCGCCCAACGGCACCTCGCTGAACGGCAGCAACGTCCTCTCGGACCGCGCCGAGCGCTTCTTGCTCGCACAGCCCGAAGTGGAGACCGTACAGGCCAACGTCAACAGCGGCGGCTCGGGCCTGAACGTCAAGCTGGTCGAGCGCTCCGAGCGCGAGGGCATCTTTCAGCTGATTCCGCGCTACCAGATGGCACTGAACGCGCTGTACGCCGACCAGCCCTCCACCCGCGTGATGATCTTCGCGGGCGGCGGTTTCCGCGGCCAGGGCTCGGGACTCTCGTTCAACCTGATCTCGCCCTCGTACGAGCTGCTGACCGAGCGCGCCAACCGCGCGGTCGAGATCCTCGAGGCGAACCCGAACGTCCTGAGCGCCTCGAGCGACATCTCCTCGACCACCTTGCAGAACAACTTTGTGCCGGACGCCTCGAGGCTGGCGGGAACCGGTATCTCCTCGCAGACCATCGCGCAGACGCTGCAGACTTACGCCAGCGGTGCGAATGCGGGCAACGTGGAGGTGCAGGGCTTTAACTACCCGATCCAGGTCAAGATGGACCCGGCCCAGTTGCAGGACATGCAGACCCTGCTGTCGCTGCCGGTGTACTCGCCCAGCCTGCAGACCTCGCTGGCGGTCGGTCAGCTGGGCAGCATCGTGCAGTCGCAGTCCCCGACCACCATCGGGCGCACCAACCGGCTGTACGGTGCGTCGCTCAGCGTCAACCTGGGAGAAAACGCCCCCACGCCACTCGAGTTCCAGCGGGAGATCGAGCAGCAGTTCCGCGAGGCCGGCATCCTGGACAACCAGGTGAGCCTCGACTCGGGCGGGCAGTTCAGCCAGGGTGCGCTGGCGAGCCAGCTCAGCAGCCTGGGCGTGCAGGCCTTCGGTCTGGCCCTGTTGCTGGTGTACCTGGTGATGGGCGCGCAGTTCAACAGCTTCCGCTACCCGGTCTACCTGCTGCTGCCCGTGCCCTTCGCGGTCGCGGGCGCGATGTGGTTCGTGTGGCTGCGCGGCAGCGCGCTCGACATCTTCGCGGTGATGGGTTTCTTGCTCCTGATCGGCCTGTCGGCCAAGAACGCGATCATCTACCTGGAGTTCGTGGTGGACCGCATGAAGCTGATGCCGTTCCGCGACGCCCTGATCGAAGCGAGCCGCCTGCGCTTCCGTCCGATCGTGATGACCACCCTGACCGTGCTGGTGATCAGCTTTCCGCTGGTGCTGGGAACCGCCGAGGGCTCGGAGTTCGGGCGCGGTCTGGGCATCACCATCATGGGCGGCGTGCTGGTGTCGGCGATCATGACCTTCTTCGTGGTCCCGGCGGCCTTCTACCTGTTCGAGCGGGGCCGCGCGTCGCAGTTGCTGCTTCCGGAAGCCGAGGAGAACGAGAAGCTGGTCCCGGCCTGA
- a CDS encoding HlyD family efflux transporter periplasmic adaptor subunit yields the protein MNGPRTWILVVALMLGAGAAGYMLRGADGAQGNPPGPAATGTQGGAGPGGGRGSTPAGAQAPQGGPGGGGRFGGPGGGFGGRQRPAQEVQTAVARSGPLNAQRQAAATVVPATESRVAAQASGVVESIVAPVGTTVKAGDPVVRLSSSQLELAVENARTALESARVRLRSQNSATEGARSQLLSQVRSAEAALRSAAQNYEAAQKLLAVGGISQAELNSARSQYEQAKASLEGAQAALAENQRAQSGSLEELRLAVTQAENSLRQAELNARNAVVRAPFAGQITELNTAPGESLNSGGTAFTLVSLERKVRFSLPPTDVRAIKVGQILTMRVGPDTYRVKVDQTPAAPVNATVTLTGRLLDGVQPEAGTVGTLTYTLEVARGVLVPINALQTDSNRVFVFVAQDGQAKGVDVKVLGQAGSNAAVQGVQPGSNVIVSPPPGLLEDAPVTLAGSTPRSGAGSAGPGGARGQGAGGPQAPGGPRTQNGQSAEGQGGRPQGETSGQNAPGRPRPAGQGAAQGGPQGGQP from the coding sequence GTGAACGGTCCCAGAACCTGGATTTTGGTCGTAGCCCTGATGCTCGGAGCGGGTGCCGCCGGATACATGCTGCGCGGCGCGGACGGCGCTCAGGGCAACCCGCCGGGTCCGGCCGCTACCGGCACCCAAGGCGGCGCCGGCCCCGGCGGGGGGCGCGGCAGCACTCCGGCCGGGGCGCAAGCTCCCCAGGGTGGCCCGGGCGGCGGGGGAAGGTTCGGAGGCCCCGGCGGAGGCTTCGGTGGACGGCAACGCCCTGCGCAGGAGGTGCAGACCGCCGTGGCCCGCTCGGGTCCGCTCAACGCCCAGCGACAGGCGGCGGCCACGGTCGTACCCGCCACCGAAAGTCGGGTGGCCGCCCAGGCCAGCGGCGTGGTGGAGAGCATCGTAGCCCCGGTCGGTACCACCGTGAAGGCCGGGGACCCGGTCGTGCGGCTCTCGAGCAGCCAGCTCGAGCTGGCGGTCGAGAACGCCCGGACCGCCCTCGAGAGTGCCCGGGTACGCCTGCGCAGCCAGAACAGCGCCACCGAGGGGGCGCGCAGCCAGCTGCTCAGCCAGGTACGTTCGGCCGAGGCGGCGCTGCGCAGCGCCGCCCAGAACTACGAGGCCGCCCAGAAACTGCTGGCGGTCGGCGGCATCTCGCAGGCCGAGCTCAACAGCGCCCGCTCGCAGTACGAGCAGGCCAAGGCGTCCCTCGAAGGAGCTCAGGCCGCGCTGGCCGAGAACCAGCGCGCCCAGAGCGGCTCGCTCGAGGAACTGCGGCTGGCGGTGACCCAGGCGGAAAACAGCCTGCGTCAGGCCGAACTGAATGCCCGCAACGCGGTGGTGCGCGCACCGTTTGCCGGCCAGATCACCGAGCTGAACACCGCGCCGGGCGAATCGCTGAACTCGGGCGGAACCGCCTTCACGCTGGTGAGCCTCGAGCGCAAGGTGCGCTTCAGCCTGCCGCCCACCGACGTGCGGGCGATCAAGGTCGGGCAGATCCTGACCATGCGCGTTGGCCCGGATACCTACCGGGTCAAGGTGGACCAGACCCCCGCCGCCCCGGTCAACGCCACGGTCACCCTGACCGGGCGCCTGCTCGACGGCGTCCAACCCGAGGCGGGCACGGTCGGAACCCTGACCTACACCCTCGAGGTGGCACGCGGCGTCCTGGTTCCGATCAACGCGTTGCAGACCGACAGCAACCGGGTGTTCGTGTTCGTGGCCCAAGACGGTCAGGCCAAGGGCGTGGACGTCAAGGTGCTGGGGCAGGCGGGCAGCAATGCCGCCGTACAGGGCGTGCAACCGGGCAGCAACGTGATCGTCAGCCCGCCGCCGGGCCTGCTCGAGGATGCCCCGGTCACGCTGGCCGGAAGCACCCCGCGCTCCGGCGCGGGCAGCGCAGGTCCGGGCGGCGCGCGCGGTCAGGGCGCAGGCGGCCCGCAGGCTCCGGGCGGGCCGCGTACCCAGAACGGCCAGAGCGCGGAGGGACAGGGCGGGCGCCCGCAGGGTGAGACCTCCGGCCAGAACGCGCCCGGCAGGCCGCGGCCCGCCGGACAGGGCGCAGCTCAGGGCGGGCCGCAAGGAGGACAACCGTGA
- a CDS encoding AIM24 family protein, with the protein MEHRKLSDSKRGQGVVFETHGYTRLATTSVGGAANLHYARETGMVLSQLAVRLEGGSAYLQTGALQYMRGQVQMKTVGGGGGVGGLLARAITAAGTGESAYKNEFSGHGVVWTEPTFKHLILASLDDPNDTLIIDDGAFYACETSLRVGRHVHSNLGAGLLGGEGLMQSKLSGAGVFVLESPVPLEEIDFIELNNDTLVVDGDLVLAYSATLDFRIEKAQKGLLNSYRSGEGLVHVFRGSGQVWVTPTLGLGKLFDPTPTLPGKH; encoded by the coding sequence ATGGAGCACCGTAAGCTCAGCGACAGCAAACGCGGCCAGGGCGTCGTGTTCGAAACCCACGGCTACACCCGTCTGGCCACCACCTCGGTCGGCGGAGCCGCCAACTTGCACTACGCCCGTGAAACCGGCATGGTCCTCTCACAGCTGGCGGTGCGCCTCGAGGGCGGCAGCGCCTATCTGCAGACCGGAGCGCTGCAGTACATGCGCGGCCAGGTTCAGATGAAGACCGTGGGCGGCGGCGGCGGCGTGGGGGGCCTGCTCGCCCGGGCCATCACCGCTGCCGGGACCGGCGAAAGTGCCTACAAGAACGAGTTCAGCGGTCACGGCGTCGTGTGGACCGAACCGACCTTCAAACACCTGATCCTGGCCTCGCTCGACGACCCGAACGACACCCTGATCATCGACGACGGCGCGTTTTACGCCTGCGAGACCTCGCTGCGGGTGGGCCGCCACGTGCACAGCAATCTGGGAGCCGGCCTGCTGGGCGGCGAGGGCCTGATGCAGAGCAAACTGAGCGGGGCAGGCGTGTTCGTGCTGGAAAGCCCGGTTCCGCTCGAGGAGATCGATTTCATCGAGCTCAACAACGACACGCTGGTGGTCGACGGCGACTTGGTGCTGGCTTACAGCGCCACCCTGGATTTCCGCATCGAGAAGGCCCAGAAGGGGCTGCTGAACAGTTACCGCAGCGGCGAGGGACTGGTGCATGTGTTTCGGGGCAGCGGTCAGGTGTGGGTCACGCCCACGCTGGGGCTGGGCAAACTGTTTGACCCCACTCCGACCCTACCGGGCAAGCACTGA